A stretch of Coregonus clupeaformis isolate EN_2021a unplaced genomic scaffold, ASM2061545v1 scaf0341, whole genome shotgun sequence DNA encodes these proteins:
- the LOC121542736 gene encoding serine/arginine repetitive matrix protein 1 yields the protein MVYNNKVPVNLAHKKSDTPPEKPRHPDPPEAHSKLPSPAQMDQATPSYPTASSSHSPPPSSPRSPSVKDPSSEAGVNGEGGMLKGGVPTVTCRPTRLTKVKGRKQNCSSSAAPTNVNSTTRPPASSPHRADLAAQDRTTGFSCPPTPPPSTPLLPDQRGAPVADGRLSPAASLTSLSRGPLPQSSVGNERGREEKAKKKKEKDEKARGEKGKGKRGEKGRGKEDRGRNESPKMDRDEKAMDEGRKEGTGMDERGRDMTGKEERKGEEDKESEKPRDLRMNKSPSSTRCQMLSEVQSRKTGTPSPNPDLTSRTGESDDPGGPSRPTVYPSNPSSPLTSLPPPSLSLRSSSPPTSSREQDSRPLKKRKTRRPSWTRLVNRAQRLAENPDGPQDAPLVAPLTTTTPRHPHYPPRHPPTTNSPNLRSTESCLAPFVPPPPSPSSLSPSTSTPVRPRPAGRPPSPTQTHLLTSDPSPSPGPDRPVFQARKRGRPKSQTSSMDEPPPRHLPKPNRAEVLPHGHDETLDPHVLNPVLDHSPTLTNPSSPNPTPRKRGRPKRLPPSPLLPKQTLQDQNRGTLTPSGGEEGGKDFPSEKGNRQLRMRSIIGEMKRRKRRLLREMLSGCGWGEGRENSHGGEGGVCGSATAPSLSSSFGGNLGPQINVSKKGTIYMGKRRGRKPKAPANSNPASQSTLFTSLSGPSLFSSPQSQPHPPLPHPFPSPSLTHSSWAQSPYSDGGFTEPAPSLFLPHTFTLPSPSSSCASPRPLSSSSLSPSLKRSSPGQARHPLFHHPSSRLSSPPPPHPPHPHLPVSLAHLKEATPSPISESHSEEMLPSDSVIGMDHNSISERGERRGRGRGGVTMGMTSEVTRSVFQTGLGISLKGQRQLSPSMLPEHPSPVPSPLRVSAPSASPRHTHPATPPSALVEPRDRQRHRRRGYECPYTCPPCPCLGHNQRSHLDLCPCLAHNTLKRQKHKRKRKYQHLLMHAHDPDFLSELDDLIGQFSEVRIGRHRDWARLDLDESGEKRRPSSSLSSHNFRSNVYRINLSGYYSPHPLSYPPHPSFSPLHPHPCHGLPYGSRKPERRLSCGCPNKPCESLDQGDCGQGRRCPLQGNTGHLHPSSLSTPLSSSTTSSTTPMPLGFGYYRGYPLTMAHYPNPHLHPSFPLPPPNPYAPHHPHLHPPHLLLNPA from the exons ATGGTTTATAATAATAAG GTCCCTGTGAACCTGGCCCATAAGAAGTCAGACACCCCACCAGAGAAACCAAGGCACCCTGACCCACCTGAGGCCCACAGCAAACTACCCTCACCTGCTCAAATGGATCAGGCAACCCCCTCTTACCCCACGGCTTCATCCTCCCATTCCCCCCCTCCCTCATCACCCCGTTCCCCCTCGGTGAAGGACCCTAGCAGTGAGGCAGGTGTTAATGGTGAGGGAGGTATGCTGAAGGGGGGAGTACCTACAGTCACCTGCCGTCCTACCAGACTCACAAAGGTCAAAGGTCGCAAACAGAACTGTTCTTCCTCAGCCGCCCCCACTAACGTGAACTCAACAACAAGACCTCCAGCCTCCAGCCCCCATCGGGCTGACCTTGCAGCCCAGGACAGGACTACAGGCTTCAGCTGCCCTCCTACACCGCCCCCATCCACACCCCTACttccagaccagagaggagcccCAGTGGCTGATGGGAGACTGAGTCCTGCTGCCTCCCTCACCAGCCTGAGCAGGGGACCATTACCACAGTCCTCCGTgggaaatgagagagggagagaggagaaagcaaagaagaagaaagagaaagaTGAGAAAGCGAGGGGTGAGAAAGGGAAGGgcaagagaggggagaaggggagagggaaggaagacAGGGGGAGGAATGAGAGTCCAAAGATGGACAGAGATGAGAAAGCAATGgatgagggaaggaaggagggaactgggatggatgagagagggagggatatgactgggaaggaggagagaaagggggaagaggACAAGGAAAGCGAGAAGCCCAGAGACTTGAGGATGAATAAATCGCCCTCTTCTACAAGGTGTCAGATGTTGTCTGAGGTTCAGAGCAGGAAGACAGGTACACCCAGCCCAAACCCAGACCTGACCAGCAGAACAGGGGAATCAGATGATCCAGGTGGCCCCTCAAGACCCACCGTCtatccctccaacccctcctctcccctcacctccctccctcctccctctctctctctccgctcctcctctcctcctacctcttCCCGAGAGCAGGACAGCCGTCCGCTGAAGAAGCGTAAGACCCGACGGCCAAGCTGGACCAGGCTGGTGAACCGGGCACAGAGACTGGCAGAGAACCCAGATGGCCCCCAAGATGCCCCCTTAGTTGCCCCACTGACCACCACTACCCCCAGACACCCCCACTACCCCCCCAGACACCCCCCAACTACCAACTCACCCAACCTTCGGTCAACTGAGTCATGCCTAGCCCCCTTCGTTCCTCCACCCCCCAGTccgtcctccctctccccctctacctccacccctgTGAGACCCAGACCAGCAGGGCGACCCCCATCCCCCACCCAGACTCACCTGTTGACCTCTGATCCTAGCCCTTCACCTGGACCTGACCGTCCCGTCTTTCAGGCCAGAAAAAGGGGTCGCCCCAAATCCCAAACCTCGAGCATGGACGAACCTccacccagacacttgcccaaACCTAACCGAGCTGAGGTGCTCCCTCATGGGCATGATGAGACTCTGGACCCCCATGTGCTCAACCCAGTGCTGGATCACAGTCCCACCCTCACCAATCCCTCTAGCCCCAACCCCACACCCAGGAAACGAGGTCGCCCCAAAcggctgcccccctcccccctcctccccaaacAGACTCTCCAGGACCAGAACAGGGGTACCCTGACCCCCTCTGGAGGTGAGGAGGGGGGTAAAGACTTCCCCTCTGAAAAGGGGAACAGGCAGCTGAGGATGAGGAGCATCAtcggagagatgaagaggaggaagaggaggctactCAGGGAGATGCTTTCTGGGTGTGGTTGGGGGGAAGGTAGAGAGAACTCTCACGGGGGTGAAGGAGGGGTGTGTGGGTCGGCTACAGcaccctccctgtcctcctctttTGGGGGTAACCTAGGTCCCCAGATCAACGTGAGTAAGAAGGGGACCATCTAcatggggaagaggagaggacgcAAACCCAAAGCTCCAGCTAACTCTAACCCTGCCTCTCAGTCCACACTGTTCACCagtctctctggtccctctctcttctcctctccacagtcccagccccatcctcccctccctcacccattcccctccccatctctcaccCACTCCAGTTGGGCCCAGAGCCCTTACAGTGATGGAGGCTTCACAGAACcagctccctccctcttcctcccccacaCCTTCAccctcccctcaccctcctcctcctgcgcATCgccacgtcctctctcctcctcatccctctctccctccctaaagaGGAGTTCTCCAGGTCAGGCACGACATCCCCTCTTCCACCATCCCTCCAGCagactctcttctcctcctcctcctcaccctcctcacccccaccTGCCTGTCTCCCTTGCTCACCTGAAAGAGGCCACACCCTCACCTATCAGCGAATCACACAGCGAGGAGATGTTGCCTAGTGACAGTGTGATTGGAATGGACCACAACAGTATCTCAGAgcggggggagaggaggggccgTGGGAGAGGGGGGGTAACCATGGGAATGACCTCAGAGGTCACCAGGTCAGTGTTCCAGACAGGCTTGGGGATCAGCCTGAAGGGTCAGAGACAACTGTCTCCCTCCATGTTACCAGAACACCCCTCCCCTGTACCCTCACCCCTCAGAGTGTCGGCCCCCTCCGCctcccccagacacacacaccctgctaccCCTCCTTCTGCCTTAGTGGaacccagagacagacagaggcacaGGCGGAGGGGGTACGAATGCCCCTATACCTGCCCCCCCTGCCCCTGCCTAGGGCACAACCAGCGCTCCCACCTGGACCTCTGCCCCTGCCTCGCACACAACACACTCAAAAGACAGAAACACAAACGCAAGAGGAAGTACCAGCACCTGCTCATGCACGCGCACGACCCAGACTTCCTGTCTGAACTGGACGATCTTATTGGGCAGTTCAGCGAGGTCCGCATCGGGCGCCACCGGGATTGGGCCAGACTGGATCTCGATGAGAGTGGGGAGAAAAGACGCCCCTCTTCCTCATTGTCATCGCATAATTTCCGCTCAAACGTTTACAGAATCAACTTGAGTGGATACTACTCGCCTCACCCCCTGTCTTacccccctcatccctccttctcccccctccacccccacccctgCCACGGCCTGCCATATGGCAGCAGAAAGCCAGAGCGGAGGTTGAGCTGTGGCTGTCCCAACAAGCCCTGTGAGTCCCTAGACCAGGGTGACTGTGGCCAGGGGCGGAGGTGTCCCTTACAGGGTAACACAGGgcacctccatccctcctctctcagtacccccctgtcctcctccaccacctcttccACAACCCCCATGCCTCTGGGTTTTGGCTACTACAGAGGCTATCCTCTGACCATGGCCCATTACCCaaacccccacctccacccctcctttcccctgcctccccctaACCCCTacgccccccaccacccccacctccacccccctcacctcctcctcaacccAGCC